The following proteins come from a genomic window of Synechococcus sp. BIOS-E4-1:
- the cobI gene encoding precorrin-2 C(20)-methyltransferase, producing the protein MAGWLALPLSIASECSSDQLVLVGVGPGDPELLTVAAVRVLKAADVVAYPIAHEGAEGMALAIASRWIRSDQRLLPLLFPMVTESQPRIAAWRQAADVLAAEVRSGNRVVLLCEGDVSLFATGSYVQLALRRHHPDVPFALIPGIPSVCAAAAAAVEGSLDLPLAFQQEGLLIRPCPETNVELIALLQSARKTSTVLGLIKLGQRWSWVRAALEQEKLLDRALFAQRVGWPDQWVAPAQAVPDDVKPYFSLLLIRQQWPEVLP; encoded by the coding sequence ATGGCTGGTTGGCTTGCATTGCCGTTGTCCATCGCGTCCGAGTGTTCCTCAGATCAGCTGGTGTTGGTTGGCGTAGGTCCGGGGGATCCTGAGCTGCTCACCGTGGCTGCAGTTCGAGTGTTGAAGGCTGCTGATGTTGTTGCCTATCCCATTGCTCATGAGGGAGCTGAGGGTATGGCTCTTGCCATTGCGTCCCGCTGGATTCGCTCTGATCAGCGCCTGCTGCCTCTGTTGTTCCCCATGGTGACTGAGTCTCAGCCAAGGATCGCAGCCTGGAGACAGGCGGCTGATGTGCTGGCTGCAGAGGTCAGATCCGGCAACCGGGTCGTGCTGCTCTGCGAAGGGGACGTCTCACTGTTTGCGACCGGGAGCTACGTGCAACTGGCTCTGCGGCGCCATCACCCTGATGTTCCCTTCGCCTTGATTCCAGGCATTCCCTCGGTGTGTGCAGCGGCAGCAGCTGCTGTCGAGGGATCTCTCGATCTTCCTTTGGCGTTTCAGCAGGAGGGCTTGCTCATCCGTCCTTGTCCGGAAACGAATGTCGAGTTGATCGCCTTGCTGCAGAGTGCGCGCAAGACCTCCACGGTGCTGGGTTTGATCAAGCTGGGACAGCGTTGGTCCTGGGTGCGAGCAGCGCTGGAGCAGGAGAAACTGCTGGATCGGGCCCTCTTTGCTCAACGGGTTGGTTGGCCTGATCAGTGGGTGGCCCCGGCTCAGGCGGTGCCCGACGATGTGAAGCCCTACTTCTCATTGCTGCTGATCCGTCAGCAATGGCCTGAGGTGTTGCCTTGA
- a CDS encoding DUF4079 domain-containing protein: MIAALQPLTPLQWLALVHPVLIILFVYPVIGATIRLGILARERRLEINPIAPTVPVEHVDHGRWATAGLLVAVLFALSHDLAAADAGLRSWVLSILQAAGVVLSFLALLRTRRLALRLLFSWSCWLFLLLITIQPLLATDRALGAPAVWQSHTWGGLLLLAFLLLTMACQREIAGRLWMRRLHVSLNLFVALLLATQAITGTRDLWLG; the protein is encoded by the coding sequence TTGATCGCCGCTTTGCAACCGTTGACACCCCTGCAATGGCTTGCGCTGGTGCATCCGGTGCTGATCATCCTGTTTGTGTATCCGGTGATCGGCGCCACGATTCGGCTCGGGATTCTGGCCAGAGAGCGCCGTCTGGAGATCAATCCCATCGCTCCAACCGTGCCGGTTGAACACGTTGATCACGGTCGATGGGCGACGGCTGGTTTGCTCGTGGCTGTGCTGTTCGCTTTGAGCCATGACCTGGCTGCCGCAGATGCCGGACTGAGGAGCTGGGTGCTGTCCATCCTGCAGGCGGCAGGGGTTGTGCTGTCGTTTCTAGCCCTGCTGCGCACCCGCCGACTGGCCCTGCGGCTGCTCTTTTCCTGGAGCTGTTGGCTGTTTCTGCTGCTGATCACGATCCAGCCTTTGCTAGCGACTGATCGTGCGCTTGGGGCTCCTGCTGTCTGGCAGTCGCACACCTGGGGTGGACTGTTGCTGCTCGCTTTTCTGCTGCTGACCATGGCTTGTCAGCGGGAGATCGCCGGTCGCCTGTGGATGCGCCGTCTGCATGTGTCTCTCAATCTTTTCGTGGCCCTTTTGCTGGCGACTCAGGCCATCACAGGAACCCGTGACCTCTGGCTTGGCTGA
- the dusB gene encoding tRNA dihydrouridine synthase DusB, whose translation MRELNPMPMVRGLQLSGSSVERVLRCNVLQSPLAGVSDKIFRALVRRWAPDALLFTEMVNATSLELGHGRGKVEELSQETGPIGVQLFDHRPEAMADAAQRAEDAGAFLIDINMGCPVRKIARKGGGSGLIRDPDLACRIVDSVASAVGLPVTVKTRLGWCNQPQIKGSHQAAVSWCRQLQDAGATLLTVHGRTREQHFSGSADWEAIASIKQSLSIPVIANGDVNSPDAALRCLEKTGADGVMVGRATMGAPWLVGQIDAALSGHTIPLTPGPRERLVLASEQLRALVDWRGDHGLLIARKHMSWTCTGFTGASQFRQKLMRAPTPDQALTLLQQQQEQLA comes from the coding sequence ATGCGTGAACTGAATCCAATGCCGATGGTGAGGGGCCTGCAGCTGAGTGGAAGCAGCGTTGAGCGCGTTTTGCGCTGCAACGTGCTGCAGTCTCCGCTTGCAGGAGTCAGCGACAAAATTTTTCGTGCTCTGGTGAGGCGCTGGGCGCCGGATGCTCTGCTGTTCACGGAAATGGTGAACGCCACCAGCCTTGAGCTCGGCCACGGCAGGGGCAAAGTCGAGGAGCTGAGCCAGGAAACCGGACCAATCGGCGTCCAGCTTTTCGATCACAGACCCGAGGCGATGGCCGATGCAGCCCAACGAGCCGAGGACGCCGGTGCCTTCCTGATCGACATCAACATGGGCTGTCCTGTCCGCAAAATCGCCCGCAAAGGCGGTGGCAGCGGACTGATCCGCGATCCCGATCTGGCCTGCCGGATTGTGGACTCGGTGGCTTCAGCCGTCGGCCTGCCTGTCACCGTGAAAACACGCCTGGGATGGTGCAATCAGCCACAAATCAAAGGGTCTCATCAAGCGGCAGTGTCCTGGTGCAGACAACTGCAAGATGCGGGTGCAACGCTGCTGACCGTGCACGGTCGTACGCGGGAACAACACTTCAGTGGATCAGCGGACTGGGAAGCCATTGCCTCGATCAAGCAGTCACTCAGCATTCCGGTGATCGCCAATGGCGATGTCAACAGCCCTGATGCCGCCTTGCGCTGCCTTGAGAAAACCGGTGCCGATGGGGTGATGGTGGGGAGAGCAACCATGGGCGCTCCCTGGCTGGTCGGTCAGATCGATGCGGCGCTGAGCGGTCACACCATTCCCCTCACCCCAGGCCCGCGAGAACGCCTGGTGCTGGCCTCTGAGCAACTGCGGGCCCTCGTTGACTGGCGAGGAGATCACGGCCTGCTGATCGCGCGGAAACACATGAGCTGGACCTGTACAGGATTCACTGGAGCGTCTCAGTTCCGCCAGAAACTGATGCGTGCGCCCACCCCTGATCAGGCACTGACATTGCTTCAACAACAGCAGGAGCAGCTGGCTTGA
- a CDS encoding DUF1823 family protein: MSSHSWSLSRTLLMAILEDRLSDRFVASLIWERLAYLPPEAGEGPWLAGPATPAAWREAFPEAPQVIASRPASVRLTRSIAKESKQLLKQQLQFGGYRITELNPRRTRRATAVNWLLAWLVSAGELLPEDGSLPPLLIPPADPVQGHPGDPLVE; encoded by the coding sequence ATGTCATCACACTCCTGGAGTCTGAGCCGAACTCTCCTGATGGCGATCCTTGAAGATCGTCTCAGCGATCGATTCGTGGCCTCGCTGATCTGGGAGCGATTGGCGTATCTCCCCCCTGAGGCTGGAGAGGGGCCATGGCTGGCAGGCCCTGCAACGCCCGCCGCCTGGAGAGAGGCCTTCCCGGAGGCCCCGCAGGTGATTGCTTCGCGGCCCGCTTCGGTGCGTCTGACTCGGTCGATTGCCAAGGAATCCAAGCAGCTGCTGAAGCAGCAGCTGCAGTTCGGCGGCTATCGCATCACGGAGCTCAATCCAAGGCGCACGCGCCGTGCCACTGCGGTGAACTGGTTGCTGGCCTGGCTGGTGTCAGCTGGTGAGCTGCTGCCAGAAGACGGGTCTCTACCACCTCTGCTCATTCCACCGGCGGATCCGGTGCAGGGGCACCCCGGCGATCCGCTGGTGGAATGA
- a CDS encoding L,D-transpeptidase yields the protein MLELIATLVVDLSDQQLTVYDNNDEIVRVIPVSTGKASTPTPTGEAKVLTKYRSVTMRGRGYVAPGVPYAMCITANEMICMHGAPWQEDAGHAFGVPRSNGCVRMPTHQARWLFENTLKGTKVVIQV from the coding sequence ATGCTCGAACTGATCGCCACCCTGGTGGTGGACCTCTCGGATCAACAGCTCACCGTCTACGACAACAACGATGAAATCGTGCGGGTCATCCCAGTGAGCACTGGCAAGGCGTCCACGCCAACCCCAACCGGAGAAGCCAAGGTGCTCACCAAATATCGCTCCGTGACCATGCGTGGACGGGGCTATGTCGCACCCGGGGTGCCCTATGCGATGTGCATCACCGCCAACGAGATGATCTGCATGCACGGCGCTCCATGGCAGGAAGATGCCGGCCATGCCTTCGGTGTTCCCCGCAGCAATGGCTGTGTTCGCATGCCCACGCATCAAGCCCGCTGGCTGTTTGAGAACACACTCAAGGGCACCAAGGTGGTGATTCAGGTGTGA
- the der gene encoding ribosome biogenesis GTPase Der, giving the protein MARPVVAIIGRPNVGKSTLVNRLCRSREAIVHDQPGVTRDRTYQDGYWGDREFKVVDTGGLVFDDDSEFLPEIREQAALALEEASVAVVIVDGQQGLTASDEAIAEFLRGQRCPTLLAVNKCESPDQGLAMAAEFWSLGLGEPYPISAIHGAGTAEVLDRVLTFLPPKDQEGDQEEPIQMAIIGRPNVGKSSLLNAICGEQRAIVSPIRGTTRDTIDTSIVRENRPWRLVDTAGIRRRRSVNYGPEFFGINRSFKAIERSDVCVLVIDALDGVTEQDQRLAGRIEEDGRACVVVVNKWDAVEKDSHTMTAMEKELRSKLYFLDWAPMLFTSALTGQRVDSIFALAVLAVEQHRRRVSTSVVNEVLKEALSWRSPPTTRGGRQGRLYYGTQVATRPPSFTLFVNDPKLFGDTYRRYVERQIREGLGFDGTPLKLFWRGKQQRDAEKDLARQQNHQG; this is encoded by the coding sequence TTGGCGCGTCCCGTCGTCGCGATCATCGGGCGCCCCAACGTTGGTAAGTCCACGCTGGTGAACCGTCTCTGCCGCAGTCGAGAGGCGATTGTTCATGACCAGCCCGGTGTGACCCGTGATCGCACCTATCAGGACGGCTACTGGGGGGATCGCGAATTCAAGGTGGTCGATACCGGCGGACTGGTGTTCGATGACGACAGTGAGTTTCTGCCTGAAATCCGCGAGCAGGCCGCGCTGGCTCTCGAGGAGGCCAGTGTCGCTGTGGTGATCGTTGACGGTCAGCAGGGCCTTACGGCATCGGATGAAGCCATCGCGGAGTTCCTGCGCGGCCAGCGTTGCCCAACATTGCTCGCCGTAAATAAGTGTGAGTCACCGGATCAAGGTCTGGCCATGGCTGCGGAGTTCTGGAGCCTCGGGCTGGGAGAGCCTTACCCCATTTCGGCAATTCACGGGGCAGGCACAGCAGAAGTCCTGGATCGGGTGCTCACGTTCCTGCCTCCGAAGGATCAGGAGGGTGATCAGGAAGAGCCGATTCAGATGGCCATCATCGGTCGTCCGAATGTGGGTAAATCAAGTCTTCTGAATGCCATTTGCGGTGAGCAGAGGGCCATCGTGAGTCCGATTCGAGGCACCACCCGCGACACGATTGACACCAGCATCGTGCGTGAAAATCGTCCCTGGCGCCTGGTCGACACCGCTGGGATCCGACGCCGCCGCAGTGTCAACTACGGGCCTGAGTTCTTTGGGATCAATCGCAGTTTCAAGGCGATTGAGCGCAGTGATGTGTGCGTGCTGGTGATTGATGCGCTGGACGGTGTCACCGAGCAGGATCAACGCCTGGCAGGTCGCATCGAAGAAGACGGTCGGGCCTGCGTGGTCGTTGTCAACAAATGGGATGCCGTGGAGAAGGACAGCCACACCATGACGGCCATGGAGAAGGAGCTGCGTTCCAAGCTGTATTTCCTCGACTGGGCTCCGATGCTGTTCACCTCAGCGCTCACCGGCCAGCGTGTCGACAGCATTTTTGCCCTGGCGGTTCTGGCTGTGGAGCAGCACCGTCGTCGTGTCAGCACCTCTGTGGTGAACGAAGTCCTGAAGGAAGCCCTCAGCTGGCGGAGCCCGCCGACAACCAGGGGTGGACGTCAGGGCAGGCTGTATTACGGCACCCAGGTGGCGACCAGGCCTCCGAGTTTCACCCTGTTCGTGAACGACCCCAAGCTTTTCGGTGACACCTACCGGCGCTATGTCGAGCGTCAGATCCGTGAAGGGCTCGGGTTTGATGGCACTCCCCTGAAATTGTTCTGGCGTGGGAAGCAGCAGCGTGACGCGGAGAAGGATCTGGCCAGGCAGCAGAACCATCAGGGCTGA
- a CDS encoding energy-coupling factor transporter transmembrane protein EcfT, which produces MDWLRQIPIGQYVDGAGGWLRQLDPRLKLLWVLVFLLTPVLAGPLWRVALVMALLLITLVSGLPPRLWWRSLLLVSVLGCAVGVLAMLLPTGDPGASVHLRPPGEIAGLTLTSPSWELIRLGPLQLGSLKLGPLVVDRRSAELGLNSATLIVTVVHSVNLMLLSTPSEELMWSLSWWLAPLARLGVPIDRLSFQLLLALRFLPLVQEELQNLLRSLASRAVNLRRLGFKASFALVLSVGERLLANILLRAEQGAEALLARGGTWLPADAFRPDQATKSAARSILNGVAAVGLVTVLVLRGRYGAL; this is translated from the coding sequence ATGGATTGGCTGAGGCAGATTCCGATCGGTCAGTACGTGGATGGTGCCGGTGGTTGGCTGCGTCAGCTGGATCCCCGCCTGAAGCTGTTGTGGGTTCTGGTGTTTCTGCTCACGCCTGTGCTGGCAGGTCCGCTGTGGCGAGTGGCACTTGTGATGGCTCTCCTGTTGATCACGTTGGTGAGTGGATTGCCGCCTCGGCTGTGGTGGCGCTCGTTGCTGCTGGTCAGTGTTCTCGGTTGCGCGGTCGGAGTGCTGGCCATGTTGCTGCCGACTGGTGATCCTGGAGCCAGCGTGCACCTGCGGCCGCCGGGGGAGATTGCAGGTCTCACGCTGACATCACCCTCCTGGGAGTTGATTCGCCTTGGGCCTCTTCAGTTGGGATCTCTGAAACTTGGCCCGCTTGTGGTCGATCGCCGCTCGGCTGAGCTGGGGTTGAACAGCGCCACCCTGATCGTGACCGTTGTCCACAGCGTGAATCTGATGTTGCTTTCCACCCCCAGTGAGGAATTGATGTGGTCTCTGAGTTGGTGGCTGGCTCCTCTGGCTCGACTTGGCGTGCCGATTGATCGACTGAGCTTTCAGTTGCTGCTGGCCCTTCGCTTTCTGCCGCTGGTCCAGGAGGAGCTCCAGAACTTGTTGCGCTCCCTCGCCAGTCGCGCTGTCAACCTGCGACGGCTCGGCTTTAAAGCCTCCTTTGCTCTGGTGCTTTCAGTGGGAGAGCGCCTCTTGGCCAACATCCTGCTGCGTGCTGAACAGGGCGCCGAAGCGCTGCTGGCTCGAGGTGGAACCTGGTTGCCTGCTGATGCGTTTCGTCCAGATCAGGCCACGAAGAGTGCTGCCCGCAGCATTCTGAACGGGGTGGCTGCTGTGGGGCTTGTCACTGTTCTGGTTCTGCGCGGAAGGTACGGTGCTCTCTGA
- a CDS encoding PipX family protein, with protein MSAEGYLNHPTFGMLYRVAPAGEGRDVYATLYAQRMFFLVTLQPRGAQFEVIPYLDARHHAELNLARRRRDSSEDYGSWKQLFDQTFI; from the coding sequence GTGAGCGCTGAGGGTTATCTCAACCACCCCACCTTTGGGATGCTCTACAGAGTGGCTCCTGCCGGGGAAGGTCGTGACGTATACGCCACGCTGTACGCACAGCGCATGTTCTTTTTGGTCACTCTGCAGCCTCGAGGGGCTCAGTTCGAGGTGATTCCCTATTTGGATGCGCGTCATCACGCTGAGTTGAATCTGGCCCGTCGTCGCCGGGATTCATCGGAGGATTACGGCAGCTGGAAGCAGTTGTTCGATCAGACCTTCATCTGA
- a CDS encoding YggS family pyridoxal phosphate-dependent enzyme codes for MTEIESRWQQLQQRLPQGVKLLAVSKTQPASAVRELAACGQIDFGESRVQEALPKQEALSDLTDLRWHFIGRLQANKVRAVVKAFSWIHSIDSMALAERVSRIALEEGRCPSVLFQVKLRPDPAKGGWDPQTLKEAWPVLRELPGLNASGLMTMAPLGLDSNERQGLFSDCRNLADELDLSQCSMGMSGDWPQAAAAGATWVRVGSALFGARPPVIP; via the coding sequence GTGACGGAGATTGAGAGTCGCTGGCAGCAACTGCAACAGCGGCTCCCGCAGGGAGTCAAGTTGCTCGCTGTGAGCAAAACGCAGCCTGCTTCGGCAGTTCGAGAGCTGGCCGCTTGCGGTCAGATCGATTTTGGTGAAAGCCGTGTTCAGGAGGCCTTGCCCAAGCAGGAGGCCCTGTCGGACCTCACCGATTTGCGCTGGCATTTCATTGGCCGGTTGCAGGCCAACAAGGTGCGTGCGGTCGTGAAGGCCTTCAGCTGGATTCATTCCATCGACTCGATGGCTCTTGCGGAACGTGTCTCCCGCATTGCCCTGGAGGAAGGACGTTGTCCGTCAGTGTTGTTCCAGGTGAAGCTGAGGCCTGATCCCGCCAAGGGTGGCTGGGACCCTCAGACTCTGAAAGAGGCTTGGCCGGTGCTGCGCGAGTTGCCAGGCCTGAATGCCTCCGGGCTGATGACCATGGCCCCGTTGGGACTGGACAGCAACGAGCGTCAGGGGCTGTTCAGTGATTGCCGCAATCTGGCGGATGAGCTCGATCTGTCTCAGTGTTCGATGGGGATGAGTGGCGATTGGCCCCAGGCCGCCGCCGCCGGTGCGACCTGGGTCCGTGTGGGATCAGCCCTGTTTGGTGCGCGGCCGCCTGTGATCCCCTAA
- a CDS encoding cell division protein SepF — MSLISRLRAVVAGDDYLDGDYDELDYDTGEHEDNMQGMSSVNTSALAPLDAANPFEMDQNFSGSNVIGMPGISSGTAEVSLMEPRSFDEMPRAIQALRERKTVILNLTMMEPDQAQRAVDFVAGGTFAIDGHQERVGESIFLFAPSCVTVTNASQDESTTPTVVTKDVEQASAESSVAPAPAWSVSDAAAL, encoded by the coding sequence GTGTCGTTGATTTCTCGCCTTCGTGCGGTCGTTGCTGGTGATGATTACCTGGACGGCGATTATGACGAGCTCGACTACGACACAGGTGAGCATGAAGACAACATGCAGGGCATGTCGTCTGTCAACACAAGCGCTCTGGCACCTCTGGATGCAGCCAACCCCTTTGAGATGGACCAGAATTTCTCAGGCTCAAACGTAATCGGTATGCCTGGAATCAGTTCCGGCACAGCAGAGGTTTCACTGATGGAACCGCGCAGCTTTGATGAAATGCCGAGAGCAATTCAGGCCTTGCGTGAGCGCAAGACAGTGATTCTCAATCTCACGATGATGGAGCCTGACCAGGCTCAGAGAGCGGTTGACTTTGTTGCCGGTGGAACCTTTGCCATTGATGGTCATCAGGAGCGCGTTGGTGAGAGCATCTTCCTGTTCGCCCCGAGTTGCGTCACCGTGACCAATGCCAGTCAGGACGAGAGCACCACGCCCACTGTGGTCACCAAGGATGTTGAGCAGGCTTCCGCCGAGAGCAGTGTCGCACCTGCTCCAGCCTGGTCCGTTTCGGATGCTGCCGCTCTCTGA